The following is a genomic window from Mauremys mutica isolate MM-2020 ecotype Southern chromosome 4, ASM2049712v1, whole genome shotgun sequence.
CAGGagaagtcacaccagtgccaaggcCCAGTTTGCCCCATTTCCCCAGCTTAGACAAGCTCCagcagggacagatcctcagcagatGCAAAGCAGGCCCAGCTCCACACAGGTCAATGGCCCAGGAACACCTGGCCCTAGGCAAGGCAATGTAAACACTGACGTGGCTGCAGCTGCCAACCCACAGGTGCCAGGAGACACTGCGGTGAAGGGGACTCTGCCCCTTTGGGCCTATTTGTGCTTAGCAATCTTGCCTTTAGGTGTGGCTCCAAGGTCACTGTGTTCTAATACAATGGCTGTTCTGCACACTACAGCCAGATACTCAGCGCTGAGGGTACAGATGCCCCCCAACTCTGTCCCCCTGAGCCCCTGCAGCCTGACCGTTCTGACCTGCTAAAAGCAGGCCCAGGCTCCTCTTAGCACACATGACCATGACACAGAAGCTGCAGCCCAAGTgtatgttgggggagggggctgcatcAGAACCACACACCCGAAGGGTCAGAATTAAGGCCACGGGGCTGTCCTGGGGATCCCCACCTTCCCACACCCACCAGGGCACAGGtactgctccccccctccactccaTGGGGGCAGGACACACCAAAGAGGGCCACACCCCATGGCTTTAATTCTGACCCCTTGGGCATGTGGTTAATTCTGAccttccccccaacacacacagtgcTCCCCCCAGTTGCCCAAGCAGGGTGTCCATTGTGTGGGCCTGGCTGCCCACCAGCACCTCCTGCTAGCGACTCAGAGCCACCGTTGCCCCCACCAGGCGGGAGTGGGGTAAGAGAGGTGCCCTGGAGATGCGCTGAGCTCATGTCAGCCCAGGGGCTCCCAGGTGAGTGACCGCAGGTAGGGGCATGGGGGATCAAGGGGAGGAGGATTCCCCCTGCTGAGCAATCTCAGCCACACTGACACTGGGCTAGGGGGCTGAGAGCTGCATCACAAGGTGTTGGAGGGGGAAGTGATTTTCTCCTACCTCCAGCTGGGGGCTCACCCACATTTCCAAGGAACTGCCCAATTGCATGGCAAAAGGGGATCCATCGGGGGCCTTGGGATCCAGACCccagttagtctggatctgcccAGTGACCCCAGTAGGACAAGACAGGAGCTGCAAATTCATTCCTGGAGTGAAGAATGAGGAAGCAGGACAACAGCCCCTCTTTCCCACACAGGCCATTGGCAGGAGTGATTGAACCCGTGACCTTGGGAGCTAAAACCATAAACCTCAACTGCTTGAGCTAACCTCCctactctgggaggggaggggttgctACTAacagtaattttccctctgctgatactcaccccttcttgtcaactgtttgaaattggCCTccttagcactacaaaagtaattcccttctcccccttggtagtcaccccttcttgtcaactgttgagaataggccacttccaccttaattgaattggcttgttagcactgacccctcccacccaggcaactcccatcttttcatgtgctattatattctgcttactgtatttttcactccatgcatctgatgaagtgggttttagcccacaaaagcttatacccaaataaatttgttagtctctaaggtgccacaaggactcgttgtttttgctgagacagactaacacagctgcccctccTAAACCTGCCCCCTACTCTGTTAGCACAGGTGGAGCAGGCCCAGCGAGCTGTAGCTAAGGCCCAGGCACCCcagcaagagcagagcaccatgcAGAACGGACCTGAGTCACAACAGCTCCCCACAGTCCAATTCCACTCCCCTCCTTGGGGCCATATTCTGCCCCCTGCATCCCACAGGCCACCAGTCGCCTGCTACAGTCACAGTTGCTGCACTTTCACGGCCCCATCTCAGGGTTCCTTTTACCCAGTGATGCCAAGCTAAGGTGAGGACCCCATCTGTGTGTGTCCTCCTGGTCTGCAAGGAGACTGGGATCGTTCATTGCATTTGCTGTGCTGCCATGTCCAGCACCAGTGGATTTGGTAGCTATGTGGCTCGGAGTGACTGGTACAGATGCTGCTTGgccacctgctgcaccccatATGTTAGTAAGCTTTTGCTCTGCTCTGAGGTCGCTATGCCAGTCCAGCTAGGGACGCGGTAGCAATAAAGCTGCTGTCACCCCCAGGGAGGAGGCATCACACGCCAGTCTTGAGAGGGACATCCTGTGTCTGACAGCCCACAGCGGGTCTGCCCCCTGTTGGCCCAGGCTCCACGGGTGTGATGTCGTTTGTCCTCTTTTTGGTTTTATTAAATGTGTTCCTGGAGAGGGTGTCCTGTGCTTCTTTGGGGACCTCCGCAAAGGGACGTGGAGAGCCACGTATCTGGATTGGAGCCAGTGTCGCCTGGAGGGGAAAAGCCCTGGCTCTCATTCCCTGGTTCCTGGAGCCAACCAGTCCCCATCACAGACTGGCCTCTCTCCCCCCGTGGTTTGACAGAGGGAGCCCAGAAGGGGATGCTCCATCTCCTCAGTCCCTGGGGTGTGGGGCGGTTCACAGCAGTCAGTCCCAGCCCCCCATGGGTGTCTGAGATGACAGGATCCATCCTCACCTCCCTGTGGCTCCCCTGAACTGGCCCATCCCCCACATGTTGACCCATTGCTCCCAGTCCTGACCCATTCCCCCCATACTGGCCCATCTCCCTCCCACTGTCCTGACCCATCCCCCTATGTTGGCCCATCCCcgttccccacccctcctgctggCCCATCCCCATTCCCTCcgccctgcccatccccctcctACTGTCCTGATCCATCCCCCGCTCACTGGCCCATCCCCCTGCCACTGTCCTGACCCCATCCCTCTATATTGGCCcatccccattccctgtcccgccccccatcctcctcctacTGTCCTGGCCCATCCCCCCACGTTGGCCCATCgctgttccctgcccctcctgctggCCCATCCCCACCTCCAGCTGACCCCCCCTTCgctgcccggggcggggcgggccgaTCTCGGCGCAGCCAGTCCCAGACCCGGCCCGGCCCACGCAGGTGGAGGGAGCGGCCTCCCCCGCTACTTCCTGCCGGCCTGGCCCGGCGCCTCCATCCGCCAGGCAGCGGCCCCGACCCTCAGCCCCCCGCACGGCCGGTGAGTGcggcccccaggggagggggggcgctggggttttggggggccCTTAATCCCGCTCCGGGGCGGGGTCGCCGAGCGTTCCggggcggccccggccccgcgggggggtgtacagggaagtgggaaaTGAAATCCTGCGGGTAAATGGTGAAACCGGGGGGGGGCCGCAGGTTACAACgtgcttcctcccccacccttgaGTTTCGCTCCCTCTGGCCGAGCAGAGTTCATGGCATTTTGCCCTCCCGTCTCCAGGGTGTGCCCCccgcggctggggcaggggcggggtttgcctggctggctctggggcgtgTCTGATTTCCTGGGCATCGGTTTCTGCTGCGGGTGGGAATCAGGCTGGGTTTCAGCCCGGACCCAGCAGGCCCCTTTGCCCTGCGAAGCTCTGGGCTGGTAAGGGAGGAATTTGGGGTTATTTTGTGGGGAGGCCTTCACCCCTTGCCCTTTCCCATGGGCCCCATGCTCCTGGCTATGCCCCAAGTAGTAGGATTgatgctcccccccacacacacacacacatcctgtagATCAGAGTTGGCGGGACCTAGCCCAACCCTACTGCCCAcacaaggctccagcagcagtttCTAGGAGACCTTGTCTCCGCTTCCCAATTCCCCCATACTGTGGCACCAGATACTTCATTCACTTCCTGCTCTTTAGACTCTTGTATAATATGGCTGTGCTGGTACAGCTGCCGGGcttcaccccagaggcagctgcatctggCATTGAGCAAGGGATCCTGTATATAAAGCAGATGCACTCCACCTCAGAGACAGCTGCCACTCAGCGTTGGGTGAAGGGTCCTGTGCTTATAAATCGACTGCCGTGTcctaccccagaagtggctgcatttcaggccTGCCCTCTCTGActcttgccccccccacccccagccatgtCGTTCAGGAAGGTTGTGCGCCAGAGCAAGTTCCGCCATGTCTTTGGGCAGCCCGTCAAGAATGACCAGTGCTATGATGACATCCGCGTCTCCCGCGTCACCTGGGACAGCAGTTTCTGTGCCGTCAACCCCAAGTTCGTGGCAGTGATCGTGGaggccagcgggggaggggccttcATGGTGCTGCCAGTGCTCAAGGTGACTGGGATagcggggggcaggagctgagTCCTACCAGCTCATTGCACTGGTGACACTAATGTGCTTTAAGCCTCAGGACAGATGGAAATGGGAGAGCTGTGGTTAGCAGTGTGGGTGGAGAATGGGTCTGTGAGGGACTGTTCTCCCCCGTGCCTCCAGCTGTTTGCCCCTGGCATTAAGGGGACAGTGTAGTTGGGAAGGTGATGTCCTGGAATTTTGTAGTTCACAGATGTAATGAGTTTGTTCTCAGCTGCATCACATGTGCATCCCTGCAAATATGCCCCTCCCCTcgacccccccccaaaatcaacAGGATTGCAAGTGTATAGGAGGAGTCCAGGGTTGGATTAGTAGGGGACTGCGGGTCAGGGTAGATTGGGAAGAAATCTCCTGTGactctgcccttctcccccagacagggcGCATCGATAAGTCGTACCCCACAGTGTGTGGGCACACGGGCCCTGTCCTGGACATCGACTGGTGCCCGCACAATGACCATGTCATCGCCAGCGGCTCCGAGGACTGCACCGTCATGGTGAGagggctgagggcaggggtggCCCTATGTGGGAGAagggtttggggcaggggcagccagcTCTGTCTGGATTCGGTGTGATTAGCAATCTGTCTCCTCCCCGTGTGTGTCAGGGCATGCCCGTGGTGGCAGGTGGAGCAGATGCTTGTGTCAGCCAAGAGCGTTCTctggtggggtgagggggcacagtgggggggggggtgtgcaggCTTCCCACAGGCCCCCTCTAACCTCTGTGCCCTGACAGGTCTGGCAGATCCCAGAGAATGGACTAACACAGCCCTTGACAGAGCCCGTGGTGGCCCTGGAGGGGCACTCGAAGCGCGTGGGCATCGTCACCTGGCACCCAACCGCCCGCAATGTCCTTCTCAGCGCAGgtacagcctcccctccccatgattctgtgggtggggtggggtggggcagggtccctgcaggggagcaaggggagcaggtggggctgtATGTGGAGggctctgtaccagatgactggcggATAGTTAATGTAAAgccttgtttgtttgctttggttTTAAATGGCTTTGAAGCAATAAACCTAACTTCAATCTCAAGCAAATTAGTAAAGGACAGGATTAGCAGAcgcatagatgaacatgatatgttagGGAGAGTCAACACgttttttgtaaagagaaatgatgcctcaccaatctattagaattcttaggggcgggggggtcaacaaacatggaccagggtgatctagtggatatagtgtacttggactttcagaaagcctttgtcaGAAGTCTCTCACCAAACTAAGCAAActgagcagtcatgggataagagggaagttccTCTCATGAatcaggaactggttaaaagagaggaagtaaagggtaggaataaatactgtttttcactgtgaaaactgactaaaGAGCAGGCCCCCCCATGCATCTGTACTGTgttcagtgctgttcaacatgttcataagtgatttggaaaaagggataaacggAAGTGGCAAAGTGcgcagacgatacaaaattactcaaaatagttaaatccaaagcagactgtgaagatttacaaaaggatctctcaaaactgggtgactgggcaacaaaatggcagatgaaattcaatgttgataaatgcaaagtaacgtccattggaaaacatactaactatacatacaaaatgatggggtctaaattagctgttaccactcaagaaagaaatcttgggatcattgtgcatagttctctgaaaacatccactcaatgtgcagcagcagccaaaaaaagcaaacagtatgttaggaaccattaggaaagggatagatagtttgtcttatcataatgcctctatataaatccatggtatgtccacaccaCGAATACAGTGTGCAGCTCTGGTCTCCCCATTCCAAAAGAAAATTAGAAATgggaaagatacagagaagggcaacaaaaacaacGAGGGGTCTGGACCAGCTTTCATATAAGGAGATAtcaaaaagagacaactaagggggaatatgatagtgGTCTATTAAATCACGAATGATGTGGAAAATACGGAAGTGTTACcaactccttcacataacacaagaacaagtggtcacccagtgaaattaagaggcagcaggtttaaaacaaacataaggaagtgcttcacataacacagtcaaacctgtggaactcattgccaggggatcttgtgaaggccaaagtacaggtccatcaatggctattatccaagatggtcagggacacaacctcatgctctgggtgtccctaaacctctgtctgccagaagctgggactgcacaACAGGGATGGATCCCTCGATAATTTCCCtcttctgttcagtccctctgaaacatctggtcaCTGGCAGTGGctaggatactgagctagatggaccattgatctgacccagtggcCATTCTTGTGCTCTCTGGAGTGGGGACAGTGGGGGTGGGTAATGCGGTGGTCGTGTGGAACATGGGCATGTCCGAGGAGTTGGGGATTGGGGGGAGCTGTCTCTGGGGGTCGAGGAGTGATGGACCGGTCCCCACAGGCTGTGATAACATGGTGATTGTGTGGAACGTGGGCACGGCTGAGGAGCTGTACCACCTGGACAGCATGCACCCCGACCTCATCTACAACGTCAGCTGGAGCCACGACGGGAGTCTCTTCTGCTCCGCCTGCAAGGACAAGAGCGTGCGCATCGTGGATCCCCGCCGAGGGGTGGTCGTGGCGGTACGGCCCCctccaggcccccccccccccccggtgtgggCTGTAGCTGGTGGGACAGATCCACCCTGGACCCCAGACCCCCAGTTCCTACATGATGGCCTCTGGGTTCTCCCTCACCCTGGCAGCATTGCCTGGgggttcccctccctcctgtgctCTGCAGACCCATTCTGCCCCCTGGCTGAATGTGGGGCCCAGAGATGTTAGAAGCCTGATCTGGGGAGCGGGGAGTATTTAAAGGCACCAGCTGCTCCCATCAATGCTGAGGTGGGCAGTAAGTTTGTCATTGCCCCCTGGTGGTGGGGGTGAACCTGACTCCTTTACCCTAGTGGAGCTGAAGTTCTGGGGGGGTGGCCCCAGGACTCTTCTTGCCATGCAACAGTtggtgggtggagggggaagctggTGGTTGGCGGGGGGCTGTTTGTCAGTCCGTCCCTCACCCTgctgtctcccccccacacacacaccctacaggAGAAGGAGCGTGCACATGAGGGAGCACGGCCCATGCGTGCCATCTTCCTGGCTGACGGCAAGATCTTCACCACAGGCTTCAGCCGCATGAGCGAGCGGCAGCTGGCGCTCTGGGACCCGGTGAGCTGGGGGCTTCGTGAATACAGGGGGCAGGGGTGCCcaggaggggaaagcagtggatgtgttattccttgactttagcaaagcttttgatatggtttcccactgtattcttgccggcaagttaaagaaatatgggctggatgaatggactataagctgGATAGAAAGCAgactagatcgtcgggctcaacgggtagtgatcaacggctccatgtctagttggcagccagtttcaagcggcgtgccccaagggtcggtcctggggccggttttgttcaatatcttcattaatgatctgggggatggcatggactgcactctcagcaagtttgtagatgacactaaactgggaggagtggtagatatgctggagggtagggataggatacagagggatctagtcaaattagaggactgggccaaaagaaacctgatgaggttcaacaaggacaagtgcagagtcctacatttaggatggaagaatcccattcactgctacagactagaaaccaaatggctaggcagcagttctgcagaaaaggacctaggggttatagtggatgagaaactggatatgagtcaacagtgtgcccttgttgccaagaaagctaacagcattttgggttgtataagtaggggcattgccagcagatcgagggacgtgatcattcccctctattcgacattggtgaggcctcgtctggagtactgtgtccagttttgggccccacgctacaagaaggatgtggaaaaattggaaagagtccagcagagagcaacaaaaatgattagggggctggagcacaggacttatgaggagaggctgagggaactgggattgtttaggctgcagaagagaagaatgaggggggatttgataggtagttgaaagcagctgaaagggggttccaaagaggatggatctagactgttctcagtggtaccagatgacagaacaagaagcaatggtgtcaagttgcagtgggggaggtctaggttggatattaggaaaacctttttcactaggagggtggtgaagcagtggaataggttacctagggaggtggtggaatctccttgctTAGAGatttttatggtcaggcttgacaaagccctggctgggatgatttaattggaggttggtcctgctttgagcaaggagttggactagatgacctcctgaggtcccttccaaccctgatattctatgagggtCCCCTGGGATGGGAGGTATGCCAGTTTGCACCAACAGGGCTGCATGGCATTGCCCCAGGGCAGAGTAGTGATGTCCTGGCTGCCCTGCAAGGTCCTGGATTGCCGCACAGATGCTGACCCGCCGTCTCCTGCTACCAGCaaggccaggagcccagccctgccccttcccaaaaCCACTTGGAGCCAGGGATCCATCATTGGCAGCTATACTGGTGATAATGCTGGAGAGGGGCTGATGGACTCCCTTttgaggtggggagagagaggggggacaGTGATCCTAGAGGTAGGGGGAGTTGTTTGGGGGAGGGCAGTGATCCTGGATGTAGGGgactggagggggagatgggagggggctgcagtgatCTTGGAGATGCTGGCTTCCCCAAGCCAGTTCTCCATAAGGATgagatcccttcctgaccccagagCCCTGAAGCATGTCTGTAGGTAATATCTTGGCTTtgacgggagggagggagggggtctcaGGACAGGAGGAGTCTGGAGGGGCTTATTCTCTCCATCAccatctcctcccttccccattccACTGCAGGAGAACCTGGAAGAGCCCATGGCGCTGCAGGAGCTGGACTCCAGCaacggagccctgctgcccttcTACGACCCCGATACCAATGTCATCTATGTCTGTGGCAAGGTAGGGGTCCAACCGTCGGGGGATGTCATGCCCCTGCTGACCCCAGGCTAACGCTGTTAGGAGCAGCCTGCGGCCCcacagggaaggggctgggaccagcgAGTGCTGATCCTTACAAGTAGAGGATgggtcgggggtgggggcaggtggcaCTGCCAGTGTCCATGGGGATTGGGTGGTGTGATGATGCCCATATGCCGCCGCCCCCCACCACCCAAACATGCATGTACacttctctctgcctccctcttcACCCACAGGGGGACTCAAGCATCCGGTACTTTGAGATCACAGAGGAGCCACCCTACATCCACTTCCTGAACACCTTCACCAGCAAGGAGCCCCAGCGTGGCATGGGCTGGATGCCCAAGCGGGGTCTGGACGTCAGCAAGTGTGAGATCGCCAGGTGCGGGCTCCCGAAACAGGGCATGTGGGGTGTGGCTGGCAGTGATAGAGGGATGGGGGGTGGCAGTGATCCTGGAGATGGGGGAAATCTagaggaaatggggggggggtgacttCTGCTCCGCTAACTCCTATACTCCCCAAATGTGCAGGTTTTACAAGCTTCACGAGCGCAAGTGTGAGCCCATCATCATGACAGTGCCAAGGAAGGTGAGTGCCTGGcatggcagggggagaggaaTACTGTGTTTGGGGGTCAGACTGGGTGGGGGACATCCCTGTTCTGTCCCCCTccttgggagcagggctgggtgcagaGCAGTGGCTGTAGCAGGTCCGGTTGGAATGCTACTGCTGCCCCTCACAGGAAGGAGTTAACTCCCCCCAACaaagtccttttccaagccagCGTCTTGGAGCTGGGAATCCCCAGCCTCAGCTCTtgctggcatggggctgcccatAGTAGGagggctgcctcctccccagtggTTGGGAGATCCACAGGCTGGTGCTGTATGGCTGAccctgtgtctctcccccttGCAGTCGGACCTGTTCCAGGACGACCTGTACCCAGACACGGCTGGGCCAGATGCAGCCATGGAGGCCGAGGAATGGGTGGCCGGGAAGACAGCAGGTCCCGTGCTGATCTCACTGCGCGAAGCCTATGTGCCCAGCAAGCAGCGGGACCTGAAAATCAGCAAGAAGAATGTGCTGCATGAGAGCCACCCAGCTCCTGCCTCCAGCACCGGCAGTGCCACACGCCTCAGTGCCACGGCCGCGCCCGCCACGGTGCCCAGCATCAGCATCAGCACTGCCCCCGGGGTATGTACAGCATCCCACTGTTGTCCTGACCTGGGTTCGAGCCTGCCCAGCCCAACCCTGTGACATGAGCCTGTGCTGTCTGGCCCCGCTCTGTGACACCGGGGCTGTGATGCTGACCTGGGGCCGCTCCAGCCACAACCCTGGGCCTGTGCCTTCAGAGGCGGGGAGGCCAGCCGGGGGTCTGGGTGCgctagcctggggcaggggccagcggctacagtgggggctgggctctggtgggtatggaaggggcggggcctcaggggggcggggctgggggggctagcctccccatgtctggttcacccactgcccatggggtggggtcctgggcttTGGCCCCATGGTTGATAGTCGGTCTGCAGGGAGGCGggcgggtgggggctgggctctggcTCCGTGGCTGATggtcggtctgtctgtctgtctgcagggtGGTGGGCGGCTGGAGGAGGTGCTGCAGGAACTGCAGGCACTGCGGCTGCAGGTGAAGGAGCAGGGTGAGCGCATCAGCAGGCTGGAGGAGCAGCTGAGCCGCATCGAGAATGGGGATGtctagggtgggggtggggggggcgcggTGCCCCCCTCCTTAAAGGGATCGCATAAACCAGGGTTTTGACTCTTCACCTCGGCGCTGCCAGTAACTGCCCCCCCCTGAGGTGAGGGGGGGGCCCTGGGCCCCactcccacctcttccctttcTGCTCTGCCATGGGGAAACTTCTCCCTCTTTTATATGGCTGACCAAAACACCCCACCTCTTAAAGGAGTGGTTGGTTCTCTCACACCCCCCCTGCCTTAGGCAGCATCACCCCCTCCTGGAAGCTCCTCCCAGTGAGTGGGGTCACTCACCCCAAGAAGCtgatgtgctggggggtggtttccTGCCTCTCAGCCCCATGGTGGGGGATGGTGCTGGGTTCAGCTCTGTCCTTTTCTTCCCAGCCTCATGCAGGGGCCCCTCTCTGCTTgcgcaaccccctcccctcccagcacacaTCTAGGGGAAACAAATGCTAAGCTCCACCCCCATCTGCCCATGCTGCTGGCGGAGGTTGGGtgcagcctggctccacccccgtCTTCCTGTGCCCATGGGAGCACAGGGGGCGAGATCGATGGGTCGCTGTGCTCAGCCCTCCCCTTTAAATCAGACTTGGGTCTGCAGCTGCCACCACCATGCCAGTGCAGTGGGGTCAGAGCATGGCACGGGCCCTGGAACCCACCCCTGTTTTTATGTGACTGTGCCCTCTTTAATAGCCACAGGGGGGCAGTCATAGCAGGGACCATTCAGACCCAGCAAAGTGGCTTCTGCCTAGATGCaattaaggaaaagaaaaaaaccacacacagagCCCTGTGCAGGGCCAGATCTATATTTTCATTCCAAATAAAAGGTCTTTATAATAAACCCTTGGGCTGGGTATGTCTTACTGTGCGCCTGTGGGCCCCATGCTTCAGCCACTGTGCTGGGGGCCAAGAGCTGCAGCAGCTAACCAGGGCCCTGCTGGGAAACCGGGGCAGAGGGGGACATGAGcaggagagctggctggggggcagaCAGTGGGTATAtacaaggcaggaggggagaccTTTGTACCAGCAAGGGGCGCCTGATGCCCTGGGAAGGCAGTACCCATATAGCTGAGCTGAAAAGAAATGGTTTGCTTTGCCCATGTGGGCGTGTgtaactcactgccactggacagcacAGAAGTGCTTAGCCAGTTGCAAAGGCCTGCTCTGCTGGAGAATGAAAACAGGCAGTGCGTTGCCAGGGGTAGCCCCCCTCCTGCCACAGGTGaatgtggtggtggggagggggggggactaGATCCTTCCTGCCGGGGCTGGTTATCCCAGAAGTGCCCAGTTgggggcagctgagcagggaggcagtggcagGTGCCTCCTGATTTCATTTGTTACTCAGGCTGGGCTGTTCCCCAGTCCCTAGGAGCTCTGGCACCATTTCCCACTTTGGCTGACTTGTGTCTGTTGCAAGGAGagctcagctccagcccccagGGCAGTGTGCCCCCACCACTGGGGCTGGCAGAGATGCAGTGGCTGGCAAGCACATCGtccccctttcttcccctccaccccaccccccagcccctcagggcCATGAGAACAAGGGGGAAGAgatggctcccccccccccccccccccgcgtgctGAGCTCAGGGTCCTTCCTGTCACAGGCGCAGGCAGGGGCCGTGCAGGGGAGACAGGAAACCAGTGGTTGGGGCTAACGAGCCGAtacgcagcagggctggggcaggcaggaaagGAGGCTGCAGTGAGCATAGTGTGGTGCTGGGAGGGTGAATTCAGGGCCCATCTGCTGAGCACTGTCTCTAAGCAGTAGCCCATGCCTCCCTTGTGGCACCCGGACAGAACCCAGCCATCTTACTTCCCTGGGGCAGCTACAGTTGTTTATCCCCCTGGGCAAGTCTGTCCTGTCCCTCTCCTGGACCTGTTAgactagaggataacagcctgctgctgctacccGTGCCTGTTCTGTGCCCAGGGGAAGAgatgtgtggtgggggtttgACCAGcctaggaggggaaaaaagaggaaatGAGCATCACCTCCCAGCTTCTGTCTGTGGGCACCATCTGCCttgcctttccccctcccccccatggc
Proteins encoded in this region:
- the LOC123369418 gene encoding coronin-1B-like isoform X1; this translates as MSTLLRRLLVPMSFRKVVRQSKFRHVFGQPVKNDQCYDDIRVSRVTWDSSFCAVNPKFVAVIVEASGGGAFMVLPVLKTGRIDKSYPTVCGHTGPVLDIDWCPHNDHVIASGSEDCTVMVWQIPENGLTQPLTEPVVALEGHSKRVGIVTWHPTARNVLLSAGCDNMVIVWNVGTAEELYHLDSMHPDLIYNVSWSHDGSLFCSACKDKSVRIVDPRRGVVVAEKERAHEGARPMRAIFLADGKIFTTGFSRMSERQLALWDPENLEEPMALQELDSSNGALLPFYDPDTNVIYVCGKGDSSIRYFEITEEPPYIHFLNTFTSKEPQRGMGWMPKRGLDVSKCEIARFYKLHERKCEPIIMTVPRKSDLFQDDLYPDTAGPDAAMEAEEWVAGKTAGPVLISLREAYVPSKQRDLKISKKNVLHESHPAPASSTGSATRLSATAAPATVPSISISTAPGGGGRLEEVLQELQALRLQVKEQGERISRLEEQLSRIENGDV
- the LOC123369418 gene encoding coronin-1B-like isoform X2, translated to MSFRKVVRQSKFRHVFGQPVKNDQCYDDIRVSRVTWDSSFCAVNPKFVAVIVEASGGGAFMVLPVLKTGRIDKSYPTVCGHTGPVLDIDWCPHNDHVIASGSEDCTVMVWQIPENGLTQPLTEPVVALEGHSKRVGIVTWHPTARNVLLSAGCDNMVIVWNVGTAEELYHLDSMHPDLIYNVSWSHDGSLFCSACKDKSVRIVDPRRGVVVAEKERAHEGARPMRAIFLADGKIFTTGFSRMSERQLALWDPENLEEPMALQELDSSNGALLPFYDPDTNVIYVCGKGDSSIRYFEITEEPPYIHFLNTFTSKEPQRGMGWMPKRGLDVSKCEIARFYKLHERKCEPIIMTVPRKSDLFQDDLYPDTAGPDAAMEAEEWVAGKTAGPVLISLREAYVPSKQRDLKISKKNVLHESHPAPASSTGSATRLSATAAPATVPSISISTAPGGGGRLEEVLQELQALRLQVKEQGERISRLEEQLSRIENGDV